One window of Ailuropoda melanoleuca isolate Jingjing chromosome 3, ASM200744v2, whole genome shotgun sequence genomic DNA carries:
- the PURA gene encoding transcriptional activator protein Pur-alpha produces CLSGSAGHTGKPGAGWQGAGPGAIAGFSLGCGGGCGGGSGGGGGGAPGGLQHETQELASKRVDIQNKRFYLDVKQNAKGRFLKIAEVGAGGNKSRLTLSMSVAVEFRDYLGDFIEHYAQLGPSQPPDLAQAQDEPRRALKSEFLVRENRKYYMDLKENQRGRFLRIRQTVNRGPGLGSTQGQTIALPAQGLIEFRDALAKLIDDYGVEEEPAELPEGTSLTVDNKRFFFDVGSNKYGVFMRVSEVKPTYRNSITVPYKVWAKFGHTFCKYSEEMKKIQEKQREKRAACEQLHQQQQQQQEETAAATLLLQGEEEGEED; encoded by the coding sequence TGCCTTAGCGGCAGCGCAGGGCACACTGGCAAACCGGGCGCAGGTTGGCAAGGGGCCGGGCCGGGCGCGATCGCAGGGTTCTCCCTTGGCTGCGGCGGTGGCTGTGGCGGCGgcagtggcggcggcggcggcggggcccCGGGGGGGCTGCAGCACGAGACGCAGGAGCTGGCCTCCAAGCGGGTGGACATCCAGAACAAGCGCTTCTACCTGGACGTGAAGCAGAACGCCAAGGGCCGCTTCCTGAAGATCGCTGAGGTGGGCGCGGGCGGCAACAAGAGCCGCCTCACTCTCTCCATGTCAGTGGCCGTGGAGTTCCGCGACTACCTGGGCGACTTCATCGAGCACTACGCGCAGCTGGGCCCCAGCCAGCCGCCCGACCTGGCCCAGGCGCAGGACGAGCCGCGCCGGGCGCTCAAGAGCGAGTTCCTGGTGCGCGAGAACCGCAAGTACTACATGGATCTCAAGGAGAACCAGCGCGGCCGCTTCCTGCGCATCCGCCAGACGGTCAACCGGGGGCCCGGCCTGGGCTCCACGCAGGGCCAGACCATTGCGCTGCCCGCACAGGGGCTCATCGAGTTCCGCGACGCTCTGGCCAAGCTCATCGATGACTACGGAGTGGAGGAGGAGCCGGCCGAGCTGCCCGAGGGCACCTCCTTGACTGTGGACAACAAGCGCTTCTTCTTCGATGTGGGCTCCAACAAGTACGGCGTGTTTATGCGAGTGAGCGAGGTGAAGCCCACCTACCGCAACTCCATCACCGTGCCCTACAAGGTGTGGGCCAAGTTTGGACACACCTTCTGCAAGTACTCGGAGGAGATGAAGAAGATTcaagagaagcagagggagaagcgagcTGCCTGTGAGCAGctccaccagcagcagcagcagcagcaggaggagacCGCCGCTGCCACCCTGTTGCTGCAGggtgaggaagaaggggaagaagattGA